From the genome of Mucilaginibacter paludis DSM 18603:
TTCTTTTCTCTTTTCATCCTTAGCAAACCGACGGTCTTAAATCCCTCAATAGCATAATTTAAAATACTTTTCAAACATCATACCTTTTCTCCGGTTGGCTGGACCGGTTACTTATAAACACAAATCGTAATTCGTCAACTAATCAAAATAAGCCGTGTATTTCTCTTTCAATCAATTGGATAATGGTACCTAAATCTTCCGGATTATTTGTAAAATCGAGGTTGTCCTTATCTAATATCAGCAGTTTACCTAATTTATAGCTATCTATCCATTTCTGGTATTTGTCGTTCAGTTTAGAAAGGTAATCCAGCCTGATGCCGCTTTCATATTCGCGGCCACGGCGCTGTATGTTGCTTACCAGCGTAGGCACCGATGCTTTGAGGTAGATGAGCAGGTCCGGTGGTTTGATAAACTCGGTAATGTTATCAAAAATGGAGCGGTAGTTTTCAAAGTCGCGCGTGGTCATCAGGCCCATATCGTGCAGGTTTTCGGCAAAAATAAAGGCATCCTCGTAAATGGTCCTGTCCTGTATAATTTGCCGTTGCCCTTTTTGTATCTCTATAATCTGCTGGAAACGACTGTTCAGAAAATAGATCTGCAGGTTAAAGCTCCATCGTTTCATGTCGCTGTAAAAATCTTCCAGGTAGGGGTTATTATCAACCGCTTCATAAAGCGGATCCCATCCATAATTTTTAGCTAATAGTTCTGTAAGCGTTGTTTTACCCGCTCCAATATTTCCAACGATGGCAATGTGCATTGATGATTCCGGTTATGAGTTGATAGTTATTTAATTAGTGAGATTTTAAATGTTATTGCTTTTTACGGAGTATCTTCTCTTTTAGTTTTACTTATGTTATGGCTGCTTTAAATTGCCGGAGCATCGATGTTTTAGCGCTACAACAGTTTAGGCCCTTTCGCCAGATCACTAAAATAGTATAATAACTCAGTAACCCAATAACTTATTAACCAATAAACTATAACCTAAAATACCTTAAAGCCAATAATTTCCCTTACCTCGCGGATGGTTTTCTGCGCGCTTTCGCGGGCTTTGGCGGCACCGTAGCGGGCAACCTGGCGCAGGTATGGCGCATCGTTGGCAATGGCGTCAATCCGTTCGCGGATGGGCGCGGTAGCTACAATCATATCTTCGGCCAATTGCTTTTTTAAATCGCCGTAACGGATCTGGCATTTATTGTACAAGTTGTCAAAATGCTCAACAGTGTCGGGCGTTGATACCACCTTCATCAAATCAAACAGGTTTTGTATTTCCGATGGTTTTTCCTGGTTCTCGGCAGTTGGACCGGCATCGGTAACGGCACGCATTACTTTTTTGCGGATCACTTCCGGCGAATCAGACAGATAAACCGCGTTGGATTCACCTTCCGATTTTCCCATTTTTCCTTTACCATCCAATCCAGGTATCTTGATTAAATTCTCGCTGAAATTAAAGGCGTAAGGCTCGGGGAAATACTCGTTATTGTACAAACGGTTAAAGCGATTGCCAAAGGTGCGGGCCATTTCCAGGTGTTGCTCCTGGTCTTTACCTACAGGTACCTTGGTAGCTTTGTGGATCAATATATCTGCCGCCATTAAAACCGGGTAGGTTAGCAAGCCTGCATTTACATTATCAGGGTTGGCCCGTACTTTATCCTTAAATGAGGTGCTTCGCTCCAGTTCGCCCATGTAGGCGTTCATATTCATATATAAATACAGCTCGGCTATTTCGGGCACGTCCGACTGGACGTAGATCGTGGCCTTCTCCGGATCGATACCGGCCGCCAGGTACTCTACCAGCACATGCTTCACATGGCCATGCAGATCGGCAGGTGTGGGGTGCGTGGTTAACGAATGCAGGTCGGCAATAAAAAAATAGCAGTTAAATTGATGCTGCATTTTTACGAAGTTTTGAATAGCTCCGTAGTAATTTCCCAAATGTAATTTTCCGGTAGAACGAATACCGCTAACAACAGTTTCCATTTGGGCGAAAGTAAGTATTTTTTCTATTTTTGAGGACGATGAAAATGATATTGAAAAAAATCCACGCCCGTTTTTACCGTTATAGTGTAGGCTTTTTCGTTGCTCTATTTTATCCGTTCCTTTATTATTACTCCCGCAAACCCGAGCGATACGCCGTAATGAACCAGTTAAGGCGCTATTGCAGCTTTTGCAGTTCAACTATTGCCGGTATATTTTACCGAGTGAAATATGAGCAACCTATTGATTGGTCGCGCACTTATATTGTTTGCCCCAACCACACCTCCAGCCTGGATATTACGGCGGTAAACAGCGCACTTAAAAATAATTTCCATTTTATCGGTAAAGAAGAATTTTTAAAAAACTGGGCCCTAAGTATATTTTTCAGAAGTGTGGATATTCCCGTTAACCGGGATAGCAAAATATCATCGTTCAAAGCTTTTAAAAAGGGAGCCGAAAATTTAAAGCAGGGGCGTACACTGGTGATCTTCCCCGAAGGTAAAATACCTGATGATTACCCTCCCCGGTTAAATGAGTTTAAAAACGGCCCCTTCCGCCTGGCTATCGAATTAAAAATACCTATCATACCCATCACCTGCGTTAACAATTGGAAAATTATTTGGGATACCGGTTTGGAGCTGGGCGGCAGGCCGGGCATCAGCGATGTGTATGTGCATAAGCCTATCGAGACTACGCATTTAACGCTGGATGATGCCGATGCTTTAAAGGATGAAGTATTTAATATCATCAATCAAAAGTTTATCAGTGGAAAAAGCTGAGCGCATAACCCTGGTAAAATTATACTTTTGATAAGGGCTATGATATTACTACTGCGAAAGGTTCATTTATATTACTATCGTTTTACAGCGGTGCTGTCGCTGTCGCTCGTTTATCCTTTGCTGTATTTTTATTCGCGCAAGCCGGAACGATATGCAACACTTAACAAATTAAGACGGCTGTGCTGCTATTTAAGTTCGACCCTTTCGGGGATCTTTTTCAGGGTGAAGGAAGAGCAGGCCATCGATTGGTCGCGCACTTATATTATTTGCCCTAACCACACTTCCAACCTCGATATTTTATCCATCTGCATGGCTGTAAAGTGCGACTATCATTTTATCAGTAAAGAAGATCTGCTGAATAATCCTTTTACGGGTTTGTTTTTACGAACGGTGGATATACCGGTCAATCGCGATAGCAAAATGTCGTCGTACCGGGCTTATAAACAAATGGCCGAAAATTTGAAGCAAGGCCGTAGCCTGATCATCTTCCCGGAAGGTAAAATAGGAGACGATTACCCACCTATACTGCACGAATTTAAAGATGGCCCATTTCGTTTAGCTATTGAATTGAAAATTCCGATAATTCCAATAACTTCGCTTAATACGTGGAAGCTGCTTTGGGATAGTGGCGATAAGTTGGGCAGCAGGCCCGGTATTGCCGATATTTATATCCACAAGCCCATTGAAACAGCTCATTTAGCTATCGATGATGCTGACCGGCTGAAGCAGGAAGTTTACCACATCATTCAACAAAAATACAACACGCAATGAAAATAGATAACGATACCGTTGATAAAATAGCCCACCTGGCGCGCCTGGAGATTAACGAAACCGA
Proteins encoded in this window:
- the trpS gene encoding tryptophan--tRNA ligase, whose amino-acid sequence is METVVSGIRSTGKLHLGNYYGAIQNFVKMQHQFNCYFFIADLHSLTTHPTPADLHGHVKHVLVEYLAAGIDPEKATIYVQSDVPEIAELYLYMNMNAYMGELERSTSFKDKVRANPDNVNAGLLTYPVLMAADILIHKATKVPVGKDQEQHLEMARTFGNRFNRLYNNEYFPEPYAFNFSENLIKIPGLDGKGKMGKSEGESNAVYLSDSPEVIRKKVMRAVTDAGPTAENQEKPSEIQNLFDLMKVVSTPDTVEHFDNLYNKCQIRYGDLKKQLAEDMIVATAPIRERIDAIANDAPYLRQVARYGAAKARESAQKTIREVREIIGFKVF
- a CDS encoding lysophospholipid acyltransferase family protein; the protein is MILLLRKVHLYYYRFTAVLSLSLVYPLLYFYSRKPERYATLNKLRRLCCYLSSTLSGIFFRVKEEQAIDWSRTYIICPNHTSNLDILSICMAVKCDYHFISKEDLLNNPFTGLFLRTVDIPVNRDSKMSSYRAYKQMAENLKQGRSLIIFPEGKIGDDYPPILHEFKDGPFRLAIELKIPIIPITSLNTWKLLWDSGDKLGSRPGIADIYIHKPIETAHLAIDDADRLKQEVYHIIQQKYNTQ
- a CDS encoding deoxynucleoside kinase; translation: MHIAIVGNIGAGKTTLTELLAKNYGWDPLYEAVDNNPYLEDFYSDMKRWSFNLQIYFLNSRFQQIIEIQKGQRQIIQDRTIYEDAFIFAENLHDMGLMTTRDFENYRSIFDNITEFIKPPDLLIYLKASVPTLVSNIQRRGREYESGIRLDYLSKLNDKYQKWIDSYKLGKLLILDKDNLDFTNNPEDLGTIIQLIEREIHGLF
- a CDS encoding lysophospholipid acyltransferase family protein, coding for MILKKIHARFYRYSVGFFVALFYPFLYYYSRKPERYAVMNQLRRYCSFCSSTIAGIFYRVKYEQPIDWSRTYIVCPNHTSSLDITAVNSALKNNFHFIGKEEFLKNWALSIFFRSVDIPVNRDSKISSFKAFKKGAENLKQGRTLVIFPEGKIPDDYPPRLNEFKNGPFRLAIELKIPIIPITCVNNWKIIWDTGLELGGRPGISDVYVHKPIETTHLTLDDADALKDEVFNIINQKFISGKS